In Cyanobium sp. AMD-g, one genomic interval encodes:
- a CDS encoding HlyD family efflux transporter periplasmic adaptor subunit, with product MTSSSNGNGNGTGNGHGSAAVPAPVASNPGRTATLAPPQEAPLPQVRLSRRRTHLPRSTRGWSRAIVWSLIGLTGFGVIYGAVARIDSSISATGKLRPIGGSVEVLPPFTAPIRQVLVRDGQTVRAGQLLVTFDSQQAQRERSDLLLQADLWRRQVNQAALQLGLPSLPGGSEEERQVLALERRDIQLRHRVALQRRRRAEAAEREQVDVLAALRARYALNANIRERMAQLAREGAISHLELERQDERQLDLLSTIRRTEQQRLGAGSGVIESLTTQEQVSTENNRRLWDRYDEARHRLLETTTRLGQVEERLRLGRIVAARPGKVFDLQARAGDISTPGRPLLRLVGQQGLEAELAISNHDIAFLRPGQEVDVRVNSLPFTDYGSLKGTVVRVGADALPPDPRTGQESFPVLVRLDRKQLGKNGRTYPLQAGMAVTGLVQLGSRPVLALLNDRFGGFLDATRTMR from the coding sequence ATGACGTCCTCCAGCAACGGCAACGGCAACGGCACGGGCAATGGCCATGGGTCCGCAGCGGTGCCGGCGCCTGTCGCGTCCAATCCCGGACGCACCGCCACCCTGGCGCCCCCCCAGGAGGCTCCTTTGCCACAGGTGCGCCTCAGCCGCCGCCGCACCCATCTGCCCCGTTCCACCCGCGGCTGGAGCCGGGCCATCGTCTGGAGCCTGATCGGCCTGACCGGTTTCGGCGTCATCTACGGCGCCGTGGCCAGGATCGATTCCTCGATCAGTGCCACCGGCAAGCTGCGCCCCATCGGCGGCAGCGTCGAGGTCCTGCCACCCTTCACGGCACCGATCCGGCAGGTCCTCGTTCGCGATGGCCAGACGGTCAGGGCTGGCCAGCTGCTGGTGACCTTCGACAGCCAGCAGGCGCAGCGCGAGCGGAGCGATCTGCTCCTGCAGGCCGATCTCTGGCGCCGGCAGGTGAACCAGGCGGCGCTGCAGCTGGGGCTTCCGTCATTGCCCGGTGGGAGCGAGGAGGAACGCCAGGTGCTGGCCCTCGAGCGCCGGGACATCCAGTTGCGCCATCGGGTGGCCCTGCAGCGGCGACGGCGCGCCGAGGCCGCGGAGCGGGAGCAGGTGGATGTGCTGGCGGCGCTGCGGGCCCGCTACGCCCTCAACGCCAACATCCGTGAGCGCATGGCCCAGCTGGCCAGAGAGGGGGCGATCTCCCACCTCGAACTGGAGCGCCAGGACGAACGCCAGCTGGATCTGCTGAGCACCATCCGCCGCACCGAGCAGCAACGGCTCGGAGCCGGCAGCGGCGTCATCGAAAGCCTGACGACCCAGGAGCAGGTGAGCACCGAGAACAACCGACGGCTCTGGGATCGCTACGACGAGGCCCGTCATCGCCTGCTCGAGACCACCACCCGTCTCGGCCAGGTGGAGGAACGGCTCCGTCTCGGCCGGATCGTCGCGGCGCGTCCCGGCAAGGTCTTCGACCTCCAGGCCCGGGCCGGGGACATCTCCACTCCGGGCCGTCCCCTGCTTAGGTTGGTGGGTCAGCAGGGGCTGGAGGCGGAACTGGCGATCTCCAACCACGACATCGCCTTCCTGAGACCGGGTCAGGAGGTCGACGTGCGGGTGAACTCCCTTCCCTTCACCGATTACGGCTCCCTCAAGGGAACTGTGGTCCGGGTGGGGGCGGATGCCCTTCCCCCCGACCCACGCACCGGTCAGGAATCCTTCCCTGTGCTCGTGCGCCTCGATCGCAAGCAGCTGGGCAAGAACGGTCGCACCTATCCCCTGCAGGCCGGCATGGCGGTCACGGGCCTGGTGCAGCTGGGTTCGAGACCCGTTCTGGCCCTGCTCAACGACCGCTTCGGGGGCTTCCTCGACGCCACCCGCACGATGCGCTGA
- a CDS encoding peptidase domain-containing ABC transporter, whose amino-acid sequence MATATRIDDLLRCFPFLADQPEDVLQRLSDQAELQRFQQGQPICRVDQPPARIYFLLEGTARAVVFSRRLPRGVATLQRLQPGTVIGWTLVSCGRCWETLIASTDLVVVALPHEALQREMERQPALGDRVRRGVNAAELFAVLDAHLQDYPRPLSQEVLEAATQLADGSVALTWTPADPPHFERTDERLWLVAGGPLPLGMALGRQEPVEAQEAVRLLGIDRQRLAAILEPQVAEASEDSGNGWHARLLARWGQERQALEPAAITAAAPIDVTAPVAPPDADLQGPEAYPWVRGVGPLESPIAAFLMLSQHLDLPFRRDLLRRVFGDQVQRHGEASLPLAGAVAESMGLQTQMLDIQVGALPRLTPPLMIRWGNGLAVIYRCSARSLVLGIPAAGNQELTLSDFRDQWGEAGDVLTLRVNDLTPRRRFGFRWFLPALRQHRTVLLEVLLASFFVQLFGLVNPLLIQQVIDKVIINNSPGALGVLGVLLVVFALFEGLLLCLRTFLFVDTTNRIDLSLGTQIIDHLLRLPLSYFDRRPVGEVSSRIGELEKVRGFLTGTALTTILDAIFSVLYIGVMLIYSWQLTLLTLAVVPFLVLLVLVVSPIVQLQLQNRAVANARTQSHLVEVLSSMMTVKAQNIELRSRWKWQDLYTDYIAEGFDNTLVGTTASSISGFLNKLSGLIVIWAGAGMVLSGSLSLGELIAFRIIAGYVTGPLLRMTSIWQSVQETALSLERLSDVIDHPQEAPEDNAKRLIMPPIQGEICFRNISFRYKSSSPLLLKCLNLTIPRGTFVAIVGTSGSGKSTLTKLLARLYSPEEGVVLVDGIDIAKVELHSLRRQLGIVPQDTVLFDGSVQENITLTNPDASTEEVIEAARIAAAHDFIMELPAGYSTEVGERGSSLSGGQRQRIAIARTILQKPRLLIMDEATSALDYQTERVVSENLMHALQGCTVLFITHRLSSIVKADMIVCMGQGAVLEVGTHDELMQARGPYYALFRQQGRSSQDSSLGGIEP is encoded by the coding sequence ATGGCCACCGCCACCCGGATCGACGACCTGCTGCGCTGTTTCCCCTTCCTGGCCGACCAGCCGGAGGATGTGCTGCAACGGCTCTCCGACCAGGCCGAGCTGCAGCGTTTCCAGCAGGGCCAGCCCATCTGCCGCGTCGACCAGCCCCCGGCCCGGATCTACTTCCTCCTGGAGGGCACGGCCCGCGCCGTGGTGTTCTCCCGCCGCCTGCCCAGGGGCGTGGCCACGCTGCAGCGGCTCCAGCCCGGCACCGTGATCGGCTGGACCCTGGTCAGCTGCGGCCGCTGCTGGGAGACCCTGATCGCCTCCACCGACCTGGTGGTGGTGGCCTTGCCCCATGAGGCCCTGCAGCGGGAGATGGAACGGCAGCCTGCCCTGGGCGACCGGGTGCGGCGCGGTGTCAACGCGGCCGAACTGTTCGCCGTTCTGGATGCCCATCTCCAGGACTATCCACGCCCTCTCTCCCAGGAGGTGCTGGAGGCGGCCACCCAGCTGGCCGATGGCAGCGTCGCCCTCACCTGGACGCCCGCGGATCCGCCCCACTTCGAGCGGACCGACGAACGCCTGTGGCTGGTGGCGGGTGGTCCGTTGCCTCTCGGCATGGCCCTGGGCCGCCAGGAGCCCGTCGAGGCGCAGGAGGCCGTCCGGCTGCTCGGGATCGACCGTCAGCGGCTGGCGGCGATCCTGGAACCGCAGGTGGCGGAGGCCTCCGAGGATTCCGGCAACGGCTGGCATGCCAGGCTCCTGGCCCGCTGGGGGCAGGAGCGCCAGGCGCTCGAACCCGCCGCGATCACGGCCGCCGCTCCCATCGACGTGACAGCGCCGGTCGCGCCGCCGGATGCGGACCTGCAGGGACCCGAGGCCTACCCATGGGTGCGCGGTGTCGGCCCGCTGGAGTCGCCGATCGCGGCCTTCCTGATGCTCAGCCAGCACCTCGATCTCCCCTTCCGGCGCGACCTGCTGCGCCGGGTGTTCGGCGATCAGGTGCAGCGGCACGGCGAGGCGTCCCTGCCGCTGGCCGGCGCGGTGGCCGAATCCATGGGCCTGCAGACCCAGATGCTGGACATCCAGGTCGGGGCCCTGCCCCGGTTGACGCCACCGCTGATGATCCGGTGGGGCAACGGCCTGGCGGTCATCTACCGCTGCAGCGCCCGGTCGCTGGTGCTGGGCATCCCGGCCGCCGGCAACCAGGAACTCACGCTCTCCGACTTCCGAGACCAGTGGGGGGAAGCCGGCGATGTGCTGACTCTGCGGGTGAACGACCTGACCCCGCGACGCCGCTTCGGCTTCCGCTGGTTCCTGCCGGCCCTACGGCAGCACCGCACCGTGCTGCTGGAAGTGCTGCTGGCCAGCTTCTTCGTGCAACTGTTCGGCCTGGTGAACCCGCTGCTGATCCAGCAGGTGATCGACAAGGTGATCATCAACAACAGCCCCGGTGCCCTCGGCGTGCTCGGGGTGCTGCTGGTGGTCTTCGCCCTGTTTGAGGGGCTGCTGCTGTGCCTGCGCACCTTCCTGTTCGTGGACACCACGAACCGCATCGATCTGAGCCTGGGAACCCAGATCATCGATCATCTGCTGCGTCTGCCCCTCAGCTATTTCGACCGACGGCCGGTGGGGGAAGTGAGCAGCCGTATCGGTGAACTGGAAAAGGTGCGTGGCTTCCTGACCGGTACGGCCCTCACCACGATCCTCGACGCCATCTTCTCGGTTCTCTACATCGGGGTGATGCTGATCTACAGCTGGCAGCTGACGCTTCTCACCCTCGCCGTGGTGCCGTTCCTGGTGCTGCTGGTGCTGGTGGTCTCTCCCATCGTGCAGCTCCAGTTGCAGAACCGGGCCGTGGCCAACGCTCGCACCCAGAGCCACCTGGTGGAAGTCCTCAGCAGCATGATGACGGTGAAGGCCCAGAACATCGAACTGCGCAGCCGCTGGAAGTGGCAGGACCTCTACACCGATTACATCGCCGAGGGCTTTGATAACACGCTGGTCGGCACCACGGCCAGCTCGATCAGCGGCTTCCTCAACAAACTCTCCGGTCTGATCGTCATCTGGGCCGGGGCCGGCATGGTGCTGTCCGGTTCGCTGAGCCTGGGGGAACTGATCGCCTTCCGCATCATCGCAGGCTATGTCACCGGCCCTTTGCTGCGCATGACGTCGATCTGGCAGTCCGTCCAGGAGACAGCCCTGTCCCTGGAGCGTCTGAGCGACGTGATCGACCATCCCCAGGAAGCTCCCGAGGACAACGCGAAGCGACTGATCATGCCTCCAATCCAGGGAGAGATCTGCTTCCGAAACATCTCCTTTCGCTACAAGTCTTCGTCCCCTCTGTTGCTGAAGTGCCTCAACCTGACGATTCCCCGGGGCACGTTCGTGGCGATCGTGGGAACCAGCGGATCGGGCAAGAGCACCCTCACCAAACTGCTGGCGCGGCTGTATAGCCCGGAGGAAGGGGTGGTGCTGGTCGACGGCATCGACATAGCCAAGGTGGAGCTCCATTCCCTGCGCCGCCAACTCGGCATCGTTCCCCAGGACACGGTGCTGTTCGATGGTTCGGTGCAGGAGAACATCACCCTCACCAATCCCGACGCCAGCACCGAGGAGGTGATCGAGGCCGCCAGAATCGCCGCTGCCCACGACTTCATCATGGAGCTGCCCGCCGGCTACTCCACGGAGGTGGGGGAACGGGGCAGCAGCCTCTCGGGAGGCCAGCGGCAGCGGATCGCCATCGCCCGCACGATCCTTCAGAAGCCGCGGCTGCTGATCATGGACGAGGCCACCTCCGCCCTCGATTACCAGACGGAGCGGGTGGTGAGCGAGAACCTGATGCACGCCCTGCAGGGCTGCACCGTGCTGTTCATCACCCATCGCCTCTCCTCGATCGTCAAGGCGGACATGATCGTCTGCATGGGGCAGGGGGCCGTCCTGGAAGTGGGCACCCATGACGAGCTGATGCAGGCCCGGGGTCCCTACTACGCCCTGTTCCGTCAACAGGGCCGTTCCTCCCAGGACAGCTCCCTTGGAGGGATCGAACCATGA
- a CDS encoding peptidylprolyl isomerase, which translates to MLPVAQLHRELRSAVDAMARRPLHELLKQQGILQALARDLALEALRREARFSPEESPEVLAQVCAGWPGAPTVSLEGDWIAALPENLRDTVKQRWDHLRLQKALEDRYGERVEAHFLERREDLEQVVFRLMRLQQQGLAEELYLRLIDDDASFGDLASRHSLGEESLTRGIVGPIEISQLHPTLRSVLRSLTAGEIHPPFLLDQSILLVRLEHRRPASLNEALRHRLLEELLQPDLQAAIEAGLADYRRSLAPADTPVSPALALAGG; encoded by the coding sequence ATGCTTCCCGTTGCCCAGCTACACCGCGAACTCCGCAGCGCCGTGGACGCCATGGCCCGCCGGCCCCTGCACGAGCTGCTCAAACAGCAGGGCATCCTGCAGGCCCTGGCCAGGGACCTGGCGCTCGAGGCGCTCCGGCGGGAGGCCCGCTTCTCCCCGGAGGAAAGCCCAGAGGTGCTGGCGCAGGTCTGCGCCGGATGGCCCGGGGCCCCCACCGTCAGCCTCGAGGGGGACTGGATCGCCGCCCTTCCCGAGAACCTGCGTGACACGGTGAAGCAGCGCTGGGATCATCTGCGGCTCCAGAAGGCCCTGGAAGACCGTTACGGCGAACGGGTGGAGGCCCATTTCCTGGAGCGGCGGGAGGATCTCGAGCAGGTGGTGTTCCGCCTGATGCGGCTGCAGCAGCAGGGACTCGCCGAGGAGCTCTATCTGCGCCTGATCGACGACGACGCCAGCTTCGGGGATCTGGCCAGCCGCCATTCCCTCGGGGAGGAGAGTCTCACCCGGGGGATCGTCGGCCCGATCGAGATCTCCCAGCTGCACCCCACCCTGCGGAGCGTCCTCCGCTCGCTCACGGCAGGGGAGATCCATCCCCCGTTTCTGCTCGATCAGTCGATCCTGCTGGTGCGGCTGGAGCACCGGCGGCCTGCGAGTCTGAACGAGGCCCTGCGCCACCGCCTGCTCGAGGAGCTGCTGCAGCCCGATCTGCAGGCCGCCATCGAGGCCGGCCTGGCCGACTACCGGCGAAGCCTCGCTCCGGCGGACACCCCGGTGTCCCCTGCGCTGGCTCTGGCGGGAGGCTGA